From Homalodisca vitripennis isolate AUS2020 unplaced genomic scaffold, UT_GWSS_2.1 ScUCBcl_4689;HRSCAF=11026, whole genome shotgun sequence:
GCTGGTACTCTTTAATTTAAGAAAGTAATACAGCCACAAAAGTCATaaagtattgtgtttttatggtATATATTGAGAGTTTTTATGCCTGGCTAAACTAATGATTGTCAGGAAAAcatctgaaaaaaatttaagaaaacaagatGAGTGGCTATTTTGTCAAACTTACTAACTGAaccattttaaacaattacaaatcaTCTGCGACAGgttttgaaaaaactattttactcagGTTCGTTTGAACTGTTAGTTACTTGCAAAGatatagtagttttaaaatttcaaattctagcTATAAGATTTTGGTTTTATATAACAAATGCTTTATGATTCTTGCCATTATATTATGTGTGTGACCTTAATACTGAAATTAGATTTCatctactttttaaatttttttaagcaagttaggcattataaaaatgtttgacttACTACCAAAGAGTCTCTCTTAATTtgggaatattttttatatatcatgttGAATATTAATCTTACTCCTACACACACTTCGTTAGGACTATACATATTTACAAGTTgggagtacgctacaccacgtggtgagtaacaggcttcactgtggttgcatgcaaaattttaaacctatagcatttcattctcgagatctGTGAACAGATACACAGACAAGCAATCATATAGAAAAGAGACGTTTACATCTTTCCGGCAGATGAAAGAGAAAGTGTATCAGCCTAGTGAGTAATGGACTTCAATTAGGATAATCCAAATTCCATGGCTGGACATGCACATCACAGCAAATATTCTTGTCttaatagaaataaagtttcatgcaaaatttgaagtctacagatgaaacAATTCTCGATATATCTTTCCACATTACAAATTCACATCTTTGTTCATTAATTTATGCTTAGTAGCGGTTTCTCTATCAATTATGTcccatgttaaaatctcatacgattgtttagattttgtttacaaatttattttttctggtaTTTTCTCGTACCCATCGTAGTTAGCTATCACATCATTATAAAAgtgttcgctaatgctcagccaaaccccatgaagTGTCATGTATTATCATCGAACTTAGTGATGCTACATAGAAactaaagcttcatgcaaaatttcaagtctataggtaagtttCTATTTAAGATATCGTGAGGACAaacaaatagaaatgaaattattccagCCCCTCAAAAGCTTCGACAATGATCTCATTTACTTTTAATCAAGCAACACCAATTTTAATTTgcacaaaaacaaattaacattttgtaGAGCTTAATAAGTAATATTCAAAGTTACTTAACAAGTGAAGAAAGATTTTCAGCTTAGAATAAAATtactaacatataattaaataacaggatcacaaacagatttaaaaaacacattttataaaagatacaCTTCATAATAAATggacacacacaaaaatttataactaacatCTCTTACATTATAAGCacaatctaataataaattgtcATAATTCACTATATATTGTATGTTATTAATCAATAAGTTATTATACATCAatgtaagttattattatatcataGGTCTCCTAAAGCACTGCTGTACTGAAAAATTgattcagtattttattaatcacgtttacaatgttttttactttaaccCTTTACCTTCACCACTTAGGATAAAGGAGTGAACTGTGAAACCCAAAGGGTCAAATGGAACCGTACCATGTACGGTTTGTACAGTCTAGTGAGTGATTACGCCATAATCATAGGCCTAGACATGGTCCACATGGGTGATGTACCATATCACCCTGACATGTACATGTGATCACTCTGTAACCGAAGTGGTACTCCAGCTGGTTCAGCACAAACACTACAGAGTTGTAGAGAGTCACTTCATCCTTGGTCTCGTCCTTGGACACGAACCGCAGCCGGCCCTTGATCTCGCTGATCTCATGGTCGCCCAGACCGTAAACTCGAGTGTTGGCCATGCCCAGCGTTCCTCGTACCACTATGTATGGCATGCTGGCACACGCTCGCACTTCTCAGTCACAATCGGGTCCTTCTTGTTTCTGTTGAAAAACAAAGGGAATAGCAGGTTTGCATGTACATAATCTAGTGCAACTTGAACATACTTTTTACTTTGCTATGTTTGTATCAATTAGGACACTTCACCTACGATTGTTAGGTGATTGGTCGGTGGTGGAAGGTCAGTCGTAGGCGGTTGGTTGGCGAATGCAGACcgattgtgacctgtattcttcagttcagttttaataattagtgttgtgttttttattaagtgcatgttttagagttagtgaagttgacccacaacatggtggttgtgattcctgacctacaCTGTCacaaacgctctggtatgatttgtttattttaacctagtttgtaattatgtgttaggttggttgtttacttgaagaagagatcgaTAAtagatctcaaaacatagtgttgttactgattttttgtatcactgaacaatggcaaatgtcaggaaaatcctgtttcattcacaatccttccatcaccaaaaacaaacttcaaacaaagaattgctCATCAGGTTTGAAAACCTACAGTGTGGTGAGTTTGTATGTGTGCCAATCGGGTCGCAGGGAGTCCCAACCTTGTACGTTTATGTTTAGTAGCAATCTTTTTCAGTTGtaagttatgtaaatataaataaaacaattctaacGTGTACTTGCAAGTATAATTGTTGATTACCAGCGTGTTCattcttttgaataaataacactGCATAATACAATGTGTCAGACAAATTGTATTACTCCAAATTAAGCTGTAGGAAGACAGCTGatagatgtatatatataaattaacaaaacaaatactttttcagAATACTTTACCCCAAACTATAATTTCTGAAATaagcataacatttttaatagaagGTATACATTTTGGATTTATTGCTGTaaggttattaaaatttatgggacataattgtaatataatatttacaaaggttttgaaaaaaacatttgaaaaacagatttgaacaattttaaagaattttcactttattctataacttattttgaaaaaaaatatctaatttaggCTATAACAATTAGAGCATTTgttatggtttaaataattagcctattcaaaaatatattgccAGAAGGCCTAAAGTGTGTGTGCCACTACAAAAGATTTTACCAGAACTTTGAGATTTAAAATAGgcatcattaaaaatattatatataaaaaaaattacatctgATATTATTAACTAcaactgaataaaacaaaatattagtcaAGGTATAATTCAtcacataaaactattttaactaataaacaaAACATCCTTGTTAATTACACATCATTGAaattcatattgttctctttacACTCTTTACAAggggtagagtacaataagcggacccgattTTTATAATCATTGATACTTAATATTCGTAGATCGCATACAAGTCTATCAATCATGTctatagtcataataacaatcatgtttgaaatttaaataattaatataatacacagtgacaatctcataaataaataaaagctataacgatcaaacaaacaattagaactggaaataagaaaaactcaaaaaacaataaagaaacgATAACATAACAAACACTTATTTAACAGAAAATACGAAATATGTGTAACTAGTTATATGTTTTTCTCTAGGGTAACAATGCCACTTTCAAGAAGTTGTTGAAAGCATTCtctctagaaaaccgtacttctcttctatacaaatactcacagagaatATCCGCAAGTCGGTCTGCTGATAtcccactttttaaacttcgtttcacggTTCTCCACGAGCTTTCGACTGTCTGTTATTTATTGtctataaaaacaatatgtttactatatgaaaaagtttttagagtatatacaagttagttattgtttgaAAATCGGTATCTGTTGGTTATGCTCATAGTAATAATTAAGCAATATTGATAtgaaaaaccgggtccacttatttAGTCTACCGTTtacagttttaaagaaaattacaaaaatggatTCACGTCCGAAAATTTCACTTTCATCCTGTAGAGAGATATTAAgctatgtaaataataaaaaaatattgtaatatatatttggtCTAAGATATTGTTGGGATATCTGAATGTTAAAGTTACTACCAGGTCAAAATGTCAAAAACAGGTCCTTGGTAGTCTTTGACCTGGATAAACAAATACAACACACAGTAATTTACATAAAAAGGTATTTAACAATATCCGACTGAGTTTAAGTTAACACAAGATGTAGactatttagtaataatttttaatccctagttttgttgaaaatatatcaattttggAACTCGTTCAACAAGTTTTTGACTGTTGTTTACTTGAGTCAACAAAATAGACGTTATCCAACCACGGCTACAACAATGAAGGTTAACCTTCGAAACATGCCAACATAAGCGTGAAACTTGCATTGGATTGGCAGTATAATACAAAACATCATTTATTTTGGCCATTATAATCGATCCTGAGCTAactaaagtgaattataaaacTACTTGTTAACGGGCTGATTCTCCATGAACAAACCAACAAAGCCTGAGACCaccaatatttttacatcatttaGTATATTaggaaattacaatttttagtgcATCCTCTGATTatctgtatgtattttaatacttatactaGTTGAATAAAAATTCCAATCCCTAGCGTCATTAACATTTGGTAGTGTTAACACTAAGCTGtgagaaattattaattatacacttacgtcaatatcaatataatataattgattgcTGTGACGttgtaattttggtttttttgtcttataaatactgtatgttaGTAATATAATTCATATGTAAACTATATTCATACACAACAGTAAATACAACATAACCTAGAAATCAAACAGCAGTTGTTATTGTTGATATATGACGTTCGCAACGTAGCCGCCACTCTTAGTAAATCCACTACAGCTGTTCTGTTCCCAATATCTACAAGCGTAAATATTCACCATTggttttataactatatacagTGTCACTTTTCATCTACCTGCATAGAAAAGTCTAAACAAACTGTCACGTCCTTTTTATGAACAAGATTTATCCTTAAATACCTATATTGAGACTATAGAGCCACTTATTGATTTTTACCATTTCACTAATATCCATTGCTTATCCAATTATAATTGggacatttgttttttttttctttttcacatGCTTCCGATTTTTCAAGGGTGTAGGGGCTGAATAAAAAAGTCAGAAATTACAAAATAGAAGCTCTGCCTCAGGTACCAATctctgtttttttctttataagtATTAGCTTAGCttagctatgctggcttcgacaCTGCATATCATGTCGAGTCTCAATGGAACCTCCACGGGATTTGAACCTCTCAGTTAGAGAAGAGACTATTGTTTACGAAGGAGAAAAAAGTCTCTAGTTTTCGCAAACAAAAACGAGTTTTAAACACATAGCGTAAccacaaaacaaataatatttaataataaaactgctATTCATTAACGGTACAAATAGTAAAGTACAGAcgaatattgatattatttagtattattaagaTAACATTCCTCTAAGTGTtactttattatatgtatatgtgacttacaattaaataaaatcaaaaatgaaattacaatCATAATTGCAGGTTATAAAAGTActtctaaagattttttttattttgcagtcataaattctttaatattataagaatataaatcaCATGGTATAGACataatttacgtttaaattatttaaaatacataaaagtatgattttgtaacatgttatttattgttatatcaatcaaactcacaaaatattttaatagtagtaCAAAAATTACActgcttataaaattattttattttgtgacacgGCTATggttagaattaatttaatataataataattctagtTACAACAATGAATTGATTTATAAACCAAGTTCCTGAAACAAGTGCTTACTTAGTCTTgccattaaaataattcaaagttatctttgttttgtaataaaaagtcTTGTACAATACCAGAAATAAAGCACACTATTGTACCACAGGATAGCGATTTTTAACACGGCCAaagtaaaacagatttaaaaaacatCTACATGAACAAAGGATTTAAGTTGTTTTagcagaaaacatattttaacatgcGTTTTTAAACGAAGTATAAACACTTTCCATCTCTTCCTACTGTGTATTGTACTGAAGttctgaaaacttaaaaaatgttaagtacGTTCAGAATTAATTCTGAGATTCATTAACACTTAGTGATAAAGTAGTAGTGACGAGAACGTCCCTAAGCTGTAGTGGAAAAGTGACAATTTACTTAATTAACCAAATCATAGGCATACTATTATTGTCACAAGTTATCTTTATTTAGAAGGTGCAAACAGTTCATTTATCTGTATGAATGTACGAGgtcccaaaattgaaccctgcgGATCTCTTGTCAAACAGgcatataatttagaaaaaaacaaataacatcaTATACCTTCCTAACAAATATGATTGAAATTAAGTCAGGGCAGATTTATACAAaccatagtaatttaaaatgctCAGTAATATATTGTATGATACTACATTGAAAACTTTTGACAAACGACAGTATATCAATGATCTAAAACCTTATCTTTAACACCTTCACTAATACATTATTTCTTACCATTAACAATAGCATTGCAGATGTGTCTATTGGGCTTAAATTCAGTTTGAAAGTAGACAATTTTTTGAAACAATCAAACTGTCTTATTATACAACACTACCTGTACTTCAAAGAACATGTATTATGGACACGGAACTACAGTTATGGTGTTCTTATTTTAACGACTTTAAACAAAGGCGTGCATTAAAAGGCGACTTTAAACTTCAAGAAAATATGGTGCagcaaatttctatttttaaggaTAGGATTTTTAAGTAAGGCTCTTTTGAAGCCTTACCCTCCTCATGAGCCATTGACATGTGCTTATCCCTGTGCCTATCGGATCTTACTAATCAGAATAAGGGGGGAGAGTCAATAAAGCacaaggtactgataaaaagtgctacgatcacagacaggattgaACCTGCTCTATCAAAGCACAGACCCAAAGTCTGGCGTTTTAGACCGCTCACCATCGGAACTCCTAATATTagtgaatttaagaaaataaacaataatattactaaGCTAAAATAACTCTATAATCTTCTAATAAATTTACGTTACTAGCAGACAAAATAGTTATGGTTAATAGGCTTTATCTCTTGCTGCATTATgtgttgttaaactatgatatatcTCTAGCTATTTTGTTGTTAACATATTaagatagtataaaatattatgcttAGTCCCATATACATTCTGTAGCtactattattattgaagttCACCCCAATATAGGTCAAATTTTTGTATATCATCACCCGTGGACTTACCATTGGTACTCGAACCATCCTTAAATAATAGACCAAATAACTTTAGGTTTATAGATCAATGAACGTCATGTAGCATATGACGTTGATAGACTTGTTAAGccatcaaaatattattaatgcattCAATAAACATATCGAAATATTTACTGTCAGGTATACGATAAAGTACCAAAGAAATCACATTTACTTCACATAAGCATAAACTGTGGGACTTCTCAAATTCGGAACATTGTAGGCCCAACAAAATACCGAAGTGCATCATTCTTAAGGGGACTGGGATTGTCCTATTCctgcaatgttaaatttaacaaactttatgTACCTCTATCTTAATAACCATAAAAGATAAAgcactaatttttgttttattttgaagatgaaccttttctttacatttttagcaGAGGGGTTACTAAACTTCCATTAGGTAAAGGTTttggtaatttacaaaaatatatataacattttgttattttttcctcatatataatttttttttcaagcagTATTTCAAAAAGTTGTCTGTTCAAAATGTAAGGCATATTAtgtggaataaaacaaaaaaagatcaTGCttatatcttttatagtttttgagatacaggtacatatgtaaaaaaaacacaaatgttcGGGAATCGCGAGTAAAACAGGTATTGCTATAACACAGAGGATTCTGTTTACTTTAATACATCCATGCACCATATGAAGGATGATTTGGGTCTTCCTGCTCCTCAAACTGGTCCTCAAACTTCCTTTTAGCCAACTTCTGCGTCTTACGGCACTTTTTTCTAATTTCTTCTACAGCTTTCTCTGCTTCTTCGATTCTCGTTTCGTCGATGGATTTCAAGGTTTTTTTTATGCAATTAGTGCCCGGTGTGATTCCTAATTTGCctagtattttacatttagtaatgtTTCCATTGTTAAAAGTAGCTATACCCTCATaaacaccaaactcaagtgtAGAAATCATCACAAAATTAGACTTTGGAATTCTATTCCAGATCACACTGTTGAGCGACTCACAAGGATTTTGGGTGCCACCATGCAGACACTTTTGTAAGAGCACGGGAGAAGATAAATCTTTGAAGAtgggtttaattttgtttattacctaactctaaatgtttatttagaaataggTAGACCTActataataaagtacaataacaaTGTAGTGTTGAAGTAACTTCTCTCTCAGTACTCGCGCGGCGCAGGTTTACGAGCCAGAAAAAGCGTGCACAGCATTACAAAAAtgcacataattattttattattgctcagaACTTTGTTCTAAGGGTTTCAAATTAAAGAGgacaaaaaatagatttaaaaaatataaaaaacaaaaaatcggTATTTTTGACCAAAAGGACCTCCCCAGTCCCCTTAAAGCAGTTAACTCTTTATCTCTCAGCATCATAATATCTTCATTTGGGTAGTGAAAGCTTTCTAACTCGATGTGGTACTCATCGAAGTACGCACTCATACAAAGTCTATATTTACACCAAACTTTATGAAATAATGGTACCACCTATTCTTTCACTGGATTCCAGTtccgtttaaaatttaattataatattaatgtaggCTTTTTAGTATAATGATTTAATTCCTGACATTGGACATTTAAGAATAGTATAATCAGTTTCTATAGAACATTCATAACTCCGTTTTTTCAGTGCAAGCTGAGACATTGTAGTCTGTATAGGATAACGTATTGATGACGTCAAAGCTGTATCTCCAATTCCCCACATTTGTCATCGGCGGGCTTTACGTGATTTTAATAATACTGA
This genomic window contains:
- the LOC124373036 gene encoding uncharacterized protein LOC124373036, which codes for MPYIVVRGTLGMANTRVYGLGDHEISEIKGRLRFVSKDETKDEVTLYNSVVFVLNQLEYHFGYRVITCTCQGDMRLYAEHPPESDANSTMPTTAAQPESDFTEDSRHSSWPYPK